From a single Phaenicophaeus curvirostris isolate KB17595 chromosome 8, BPBGC_Pcur_1.0, whole genome shotgun sequence genomic region:
- the LOC138723102 gene encoding serine/arginine-rich splicing factor 11 isoform X1 codes for MASSSGTDVIQVTNVSPSASSEQMRTLFGFLGKIEELRLFPPDDSPLPVSSRVCFVKFHDPDSAVVAQHLTNTVFVDRALIVVPYAEGVIPDETKALSLLAPANAVAGLLPGGGLLPTPNPLSQIGAVPLAALGAPALDPALAALGLPGANLNSQSLAADQLLKLMSTVDPKLNHVAAGLVSPSLKSDTSSKEIEEAMKRVREAQSLISAAIEPDKKDEKRRHSRSRSRSRRRRTPSSSRHRRSRSRSRRRSHSKSRSRRRSKSPRRRRSHSRERGRRSRSTSKTRDKKKEDKEKKRSKTPPKSYSTTRRSRSTSRERRRRRSRSGTRSPKKARSPKRKMSRSPSPRRHKKEKKKDKDKERSRDERERSTSKKKKSKDKEKDRERKSESDKDVKQVTRDYDEEEQGYDSEKEKKEEKKMADSSSPKVKESAAEKGSGDSARESKVNGDDHHEEDMDMSD; via the exons ATGGCTTCGAGCAGCGGCACCGACGTGATCCAGGTCACCAACGTCTCCCCCAGCGCCAGCTCCGAGCAGATGCGGACGCTTTTCGGCTTCCTCGGAAAGATCGAAGAGCTGCGCCTCTTCCCCCCAGA tgattCTCCTTTGCCTGTTTCATCGCGTGTCTGTTTTGTAAAGTTCCATGATCCTGACTCGGCAGTTGTGGCCCAGCATCTGACAAACACTGTATTCGTTGACAGAGCGTTGATAGTCGTTCCATATGCAGAAG GAGTTATTCCTGATGAGACTAAGGCTTTGTCTCTCTTGGCACCAGCTAATGCTGTGGCAGGTCTTCTGCCTGGAGGTGGACTCCTGCCTACTCCCAACCCACTTTCTCAG ATTGGTGCTGTTCCTTTAGCTGCTTTAGGAGCTCCTGCTCTTGATCCTGCCCTAGCTGCTCTTGGGCTTCCTGGAGCAAACTTGAACTCTCAG TCTCTTGCAGCAGATCAACTGCTAAAACTTATGAGCACAGTGGATCCAAA GTTGAACCACGTAGCTGCAGGTCTTGTTTCACCAAGTCTGAAATCAGATACCTCcagtaaagaaatagaagaagCTATGAAAAGAGTACGAGAAGCACAGTCATTAATTTCTGCTGCTATAGAGCCAG acaaaaaagatgaaaagagaagGCATTCAAGGTCAAGGTCACGctcgaggaggaggaggacaccTTCTTCATCAAGACACAG ACGGTCAAGGAGCAGATCAAGGAGAAGGTCCCATTCAAAATCAAGAAGCAGGAGGCGATCTAAAAGTCCAAGGCGAAGAAGATCTCATTCCAGAGAGAGGGGCAGAAGGTCTAGGAGCACATCTAAAACCAG ggataaaaagaaggaagacaaagaaaagaaacgcTCTAAAACACCCCCCAAAAGCTACAGCACAACTAGACGATCAAGAAGCACAAGCAG AGAAAGACGACGTAGAAGAAGCAGGAGTGGAACACGGTCACCTAAAAAAGCCAGGTCtcctaaaaggaaaatgtcCCGGTCCCCATCTCCAAGAAG acataaaaaggaaaaaaagaaggataaagACAAGGAGAGAAGTAGAGATGAGAGGGAGCGGtcaacaagcaagaaaaaaaaaagcaaagacaaagagAAGGATCGAGAACGAAAATCTGAGAGTGATAAAGATGTGAAA CAGGTCACAAGGGATTACGATGAAGAAGAGCAAGGATACGACAgcgagaaagagaaaaaggaagagaagaaaatggcaGACTCTTCCTCCCCTAAAGTGAAGGAGTCCGCTGCTGAGAAAGGAAGCGGAGATTCAGCAAGGGAGTCCAAAGTGAATGGGGATGATCATCACGAAGAGGACATGGACATGAGTGACTGA
- the LOC138723102 gene encoding serine/arginine-rich splicing factor 11 isoform X3 produces the protein MSTVDPKLNHVAAGLVSPSLKSDTSSKEIEEAMKRVREAQSLISAAIEPDKKDEKRRHSRSRSRSRRRRTPSSSRHRRSRSRSRRRSHSKSRSRRRSKSPRRRRSHSRERGRRSRSTSKTRDKKKEDKEKKRSKTPPKSYSTTRRSRSTSRERRRRRSRSGTRSPKKARSPKRKMSRSPSPRRHKKEKKKDKDKERSRDERERSTSKKKKSKDKEKDRERKSESDKDVKQVTRDYDEEEQGYDSEKEKKEEKKMADSSSPKVKESAAEKGSGDSARESKVNGDDHHEEDMDMSD, from the exons ATGAGCACAGTGGATCCAAA GTTGAACCACGTAGCTGCAGGTCTTGTTTCACCAAGTCTGAAATCAGATACCTCcagtaaagaaatagaagaagCTATGAAAAGAGTACGAGAAGCACAGTCATTAATTTCTGCTGCTATAGAGCCAG acaaaaaagatgaaaagagaagGCATTCAAGGTCAAGGTCACGctcgaggaggaggaggacaccTTCTTCATCAAGACACAG ACGGTCAAGGAGCAGATCAAGGAGAAGGTCCCATTCAAAATCAAGAAGCAGGAGGCGATCTAAAAGTCCAAGGCGAAGAAGATCTCATTCCAGAGAGAGGGGCAGAAGGTCTAGGAGCACATCTAAAACCAG ggataaaaagaaggaagacaaagaaaagaaacgcTCTAAAACACCCCCCAAAAGCTACAGCACAACTAGACGATCAAGAAGCACAAGCAG AGAAAGACGACGTAGAAGAAGCAGGAGTGGAACACGGTCACCTAAAAAAGCCAGGTCtcctaaaaggaaaatgtcCCGGTCCCCATCTCCAAGAAG acataaaaaggaaaaaaagaaggataaagACAAGGAGAGAAGTAGAGATGAGAGGGAGCGGtcaacaagcaagaaaaaaaaaagcaaagacaaagagAAGGATCGAGAACGAAAATCTGAGAGTGATAAAGATGTGAAA CAGGTCACAAGGGATTACGATGAAGAAGAGCAAGGATACGACAgcgagaaagagaaaaaggaagagaagaaaatggcaGACTCTTCCTCCCCTAAAGTGAAGGAGTCCGCTGCTGAGAAAGGAAGCGGAGATTCAGCAAGGGAGTCCAAAGTGAATGGGGATGATCATCACGAAGAGGACATGGACATGAGTGACTGA
- the LOC138723102 gene encoding serine/arginine-rich splicing factor 11 isoform X2: protein MASSSGTDVIQVTNVSPSASSEQMRTLFGFLGKIEELRLFPPDDSPLPVSSRVCFVKFHDPDSAVVAQHLTNTVFVDRALIVVPYAEGVIPDETKALSLLAPANAVAGLLPGGGLLPTPNPLSQIGAVPLAALGAPALDPALAALGLPGANLNSQSLAADQLLKLMSTVDPKLNHVAAGLVSPSLKSDTSSKEIEEAMKRVREAQSLISAAIEPDKKDEKRRHSRSRSRSRRRRTPSSSRHRRSRSRSRRRSHSKSRSRRRSKSPRRRRSHSRERGRRSRSTSKTRDKKKEDKEKKRSKTPPKSYSTTRRSRSTSRERRRRRSRSGTRSPKKARSPKRKMSRSPSPRRHKKEKKKDKDKERSRDERERSTSKKKKSKDKEKDRERKSESDKDVKVTRDYDEEEQGYDSEKEKKEEKKMADSSSPKVKESAAEKGSGDSARESKVNGDDHHEEDMDMSD from the exons ATGGCTTCGAGCAGCGGCACCGACGTGATCCAGGTCACCAACGTCTCCCCCAGCGCCAGCTCCGAGCAGATGCGGACGCTTTTCGGCTTCCTCGGAAAGATCGAAGAGCTGCGCCTCTTCCCCCCAGA tgattCTCCTTTGCCTGTTTCATCGCGTGTCTGTTTTGTAAAGTTCCATGATCCTGACTCGGCAGTTGTGGCCCAGCATCTGACAAACACTGTATTCGTTGACAGAGCGTTGATAGTCGTTCCATATGCAGAAG GAGTTATTCCTGATGAGACTAAGGCTTTGTCTCTCTTGGCACCAGCTAATGCTGTGGCAGGTCTTCTGCCTGGAGGTGGACTCCTGCCTACTCCCAACCCACTTTCTCAG ATTGGTGCTGTTCCTTTAGCTGCTTTAGGAGCTCCTGCTCTTGATCCTGCCCTAGCTGCTCTTGGGCTTCCTGGAGCAAACTTGAACTCTCAG TCTCTTGCAGCAGATCAACTGCTAAAACTTATGAGCACAGTGGATCCAAA GTTGAACCACGTAGCTGCAGGTCTTGTTTCACCAAGTCTGAAATCAGATACCTCcagtaaagaaatagaagaagCTATGAAAAGAGTACGAGAAGCACAGTCATTAATTTCTGCTGCTATAGAGCCAG acaaaaaagatgaaaagagaagGCATTCAAGGTCAAGGTCACGctcgaggaggaggaggacaccTTCTTCATCAAGACACAG ACGGTCAAGGAGCAGATCAAGGAGAAGGTCCCATTCAAAATCAAGAAGCAGGAGGCGATCTAAAAGTCCAAGGCGAAGAAGATCTCATTCCAGAGAGAGGGGCAGAAGGTCTAGGAGCACATCTAAAACCAG ggataaaaagaaggaagacaaagaaaagaaacgcTCTAAAACACCCCCCAAAAGCTACAGCACAACTAGACGATCAAGAAGCACAAGCAG AGAAAGACGACGTAGAAGAAGCAGGAGTGGAACACGGTCACCTAAAAAAGCCAGGTCtcctaaaaggaaaatgtcCCGGTCCCCATCTCCAAGAAG acataaaaaggaaaaaaagaaggataaagACAAGGAGAGAAGTAGAGATGAGAGGGAGCGGtcaacaagcaagaaaaaaaaaagcaaagacaaagagAAGGATCGAGAACGAAAATCTGAGAGTGATAAAGATGTGAAA GTCACAAGGGATTACGATGAAGAAGAGCAAGGATACGACAgcgagaaagagaaaaaggaagagaagaaaatggcaGACTCTTCCTCCCCTAAAGTGAAGGAGTCCGCTGCTGAGAAAGGAAGCGGAGATTCAGCAAGGGAGTCCAAAGTGAATGGGGATGATCATCACGAAGAGGACATGGACATGAGTGACTGA